The following are encoded together in the Malaya genurostris strain Urasoe2022 chromosome 3, Malgen_1.1, whole genome shotgun sequence genome:
- the LOC131439072 gene encoding calpain-A-like isoform X4 encodes MCSESEVLETLKSVTSTVRNVLPSINKFKQLGEKGSGFRTNTDVQDYYVLRSQCLENGSLFEDPEFPATSSSLLFSRRPDRHYEWLRPHEIADHPEFFVEGFSRFDVQQGELGDCWLLAACANLTRDQKLFLRVVPEDNSFEDDYAGIFHFRFWQYGRWVDVVIDDRLPTYRGELIYMRSSEKNEFWSALLEKAYAKLHGSYEALKGGTTCEAMEDFTGGVTEMYDLKDQTPSNLFQIMEKGFLRNSMFACSIEPDPNVTEAETPEGLIRGHAYSITKIQLADIVTPSTSGKIPLIRLRNPWGNEAEWNGAWSDQSPEWRFIPDEQKEELGLSFDVDGEFWMSYRDFIRYFDRVEICNLSPDSLSEEQESRGKLRWEMSTFEGEWAMGSTAGGCRNYLQTFWHNPQYVVHLEDPDDDDDEGKCTVIIALMQKNRRSRRNMGVDCLTIGFAVYRVSERDLAQKPLKLNFFKYNASVARSPSFINLREVSCRFKLPPGDYLIVPSTFEPNEEGEFLIRVFSENKNSMEENDEEVGVGDIDDRIAPDVPTPSQPSPQREALERLFLDVADADGEVDWVELKRILDHSFRDDLPKSSSVNGLNKTRANQQNAANYDGGGGNDTGGLLAQLCGLFCKDTPLAEAFGVSNGPTTADTNGNLQSDIIPIQHVDQVGAGFSKDVCRSMVAMLDVDQSGKLGFDEFKSLLTDIANWKAVFKLYDQDRTGRLSSFELRQALNSAGYHLNNRILNGLVHRYGSRDGSIAFDDFIMCAVKIKTMIEIFRERDTEGTNMATFSMDEWVEKTLYS; translated from the exons CTTGGCGAAAAGGGTAGTGGCTTCCGAACGAATACCGACGTCCAGGATTACTATGTACTGCGCAGTCAGTGCCTCGAAAATGGTTCTCTGTTCGAGGATCCGGAGTTTCCGGCGACTTCGTCCTCGCTACTGTTCTCGCGCCGACCGGATCGCCATTACGAATGGCTCCGTCCGCACGAGATTGCTGACCATCCGGAATTCTTCGTGGAAGGATTCTCCCGGTTCGACGTACAGCAAGGTGAGCTGGGTGATTGCTGGCTGTTGGCTGCATGTGCCAATTTGACGCGAGATCAGAAACTGTTTCTGCGAGTCGTTCCGGAGGACAATAGCTTCGAGGATGACTATGCTGGTATCTTCCACTTCCGCTTCTGGCAGTACGGACGCTGGGTTGATGTTGTAATTGATGATCGGCTACCAACCTACCGTGGTGAACTGATCTATATGCGATCGTCGGAGAAGAATGAATTTTGGAGTGCCCTACTGGAGAAAGCCTATGCCAAACTGCATGGTTCTTATGAAGCTCTCAAAGGCGGTACCACCTGTGAGGCGATGGAAGACTTCACCGGAGGTGTCACTGAAATGTACGATTTGAAGGATCAGACACCATCGAATCTGTTCCAGATTATGGAGAAAGGATTTCTCAGAAACTCGATGTTTGCCTGTAGTATAGAG CCCGATCCAAACGTAACAGAAGCAGAAACGCCAGAAGGTCTAATCCGAGGACACGCCTACTCTATCACTAAGATTCAGTTGGCAGACATTGTGACACCATCGACATCCGGTAAAATTCCACTAATTCGTCTTCGTAACCCGTGGGGAAATGAAGCAGAATGGAATGGAGCCTGGAGTGATCAGTCACCCGAATGGCGCTTCATACCGGATGAACAGAAAGAGGAGCTCGGACTAAGCTTCGACGTCGATGGAGAGTTCTGGATGTCTTACCGTGATTTCATAAGATATTTCGACCGAGTTGAGATCTGTAACTTGAGTCCTGATTCACTGTCCGAGGAGCAGGAAAGCCGTGGCAAACTGCGCTGGGAAATGTCTACATTCGAAGGCGAGTGGGCTATGGGAAGTACGGCTGGCGGTTGTCGCAACTATTTGCAAACGTTCTGGCATAATCCACAGTATGTAGTTCATCTGGAGGAtcccgatgatgatgatgatgaaggcAAGTGTACGGTAATCATTGCACTGATGCAGAAAAATCGACGCTCACGTCGTAATATGGGTGTGGATTGCCTGACGATCGGTTTCGCCGTGTATCGCGTGAGCGAACGGGATCTGGCTCAGAAACCGTTAAAATTAAACTTCTTCAAGTACAACGCGTCAGTTGCCCGCTCTCCGTCTTTTATCAATTTGCGGGAAGTAAGCTGCCGGTTTAAGCTTCCGCCGGGGGATTATCTGATAGTGCCGTCGACATTCGAACCGAACGAGGAAGGCGAATTTCTGATTCGGGTATTCTCCGAGAACAAAAACAGTATGGAGGAGAACGACGAAGAGGTCGGAGTTGGTGACATCGATGACAGG ATCGCGCCGGACGTTCCGACTCCATCGCAACCCTCGCCTCAGCGTGAGGCTTTGGAGCGTCTCTTTCTGGACGTGGCCGACGCTGACGGTGAGGTTGATTGGGTCGAACTGAAACGCATCCTGGACCATTCGTTCCGCGATG ATCTGCCCAAATCATCGTCGGTCAATGGACTGAACAAAACGCGTGCCAACCAACAGAACGCGGCCAACTATGACGGAGGCGGTGGTAATGATACCGGCGGACTGTTGGCCCAACTATGCGGGCTCTTCTGTAAGGACACGCCCCTGGCCGAGGCGTTTGGGGTTAGCAACGGGCCGACGACGGCGGATACCAACGGAAACCTTCAAAGTGATATTATTCCCATCCAGCACG TCGATCAAGTCGGAGCCGGTTTCTCGAAGGACGTGTGTCGCTCGATGGTCGCCATGTTGGACGTGGATCAGTCCGGCAAGCTAGGATTCGACGAGTTCAAGAGTCTGCTGACGGACATTGCCAACTGGAAGGCGGTATTTAAACTATACGATCAGGACCGAACCGGTCGGTTGAGTTCCTTCGAACTACGTCAAGCGCTCAATTCGGCTGGTTACCATCTGAACAATCGCATCCTGAATGGACTGGTGCATCGGTACGGTTCCCGAGACGGATCGATAGCCTTCGACGATTTCATCATGTGCGCCGTCAAAATAAAAACCATGATCG aaattttccgagaacgaGACACCGAGGGTACTAACATGGCAACATTCAGCATGGACGAGTGGGTCGAGAAAACTTTATATTCATAA
- the LOC131439072 gene encoding calpain-A-like isoform X3: MDELKGLLSGASKELFDKAGQAITSAATEYLGNVINEMFEKKQTDTKRILPSIKNMKVLGEKGSGFRTNTDVQDYYVLRSQCLENGSLFEDPEFPATSSSLLFSRRPDRHYEWLRPHEIADHPEFFVEGFSRFDVQQGELGDCWLLAACANLTRDQKLFLRVVPEDNSFEDDYAGIFHFRFWQYGRWVDVVIDDRLPTYRGELIYMRSSEKNEFWSALLEKAYAKLHGSYEALKGGTTCEAMEDFTGGVTEMYDLKDQTPSNLFQIMEKGFLRNSMFACSIEPDPNVTEAETPEGLIRGHAYSITKIQLADIVTPSTSGKIPLIRLRNPWGNEAEWNGAWSDQSPEWRFIPDEQKEELGLSFDVDGEFWMSYRDFIRYFDRVEICNLSPDSLSEEQESRGKLRWEMSTFEGEWAMGSTAGGCRNYLQTFWHNPQYVVHLEDPDDDDDEGKCTVIIALMQKNRRSRRNMGVDCLTIGFAVYRVSERDLAQKPLKLNFFKYNASVARSPSFINLREVSCRFKLPPGDYLIVPSTFEPNEEGEFLIRVFSENKNSMEENDEEVGVGDIDDRIAPDVPTPSQPSPQREALERLFLDVADADGEVDWVELKRILDHSFRDDLPKSSSVNGLNKTRANQQNAANYDGGGGNDTGGLLAQLCGLFCKDTPLAEAFGVSNGPTTADTNGNLQSDIIPIQHVDQVGAGFSKDVCRSMVAMLDVDQSGKLGFDEFKSLLTDIANWKAVFKLYDQDRTGRLSSFELRQALNSAGYHLNNRILNGLVHRYGSRDGSIAFDDFIMCAVKIKTMIEIFRERDTEGTNMATFSMDEWVEKTLYS, from the exons CTTGGCGAAAAGGGTAGTGGCTTCCGAACGAATACCGACGTCCAGGATTACTATGTACTGCGCAGTCAGTGCCTCGAAAATGGTTCTCTGTTCGAGGATCCGGAGTTTCCGGCGACTTCGTCCTCGCTACTGTTCTCGCGCCGACCGGATCGCCATTACGAATGGCTCCGTCCGCACGAGATTGCTGACCATCCGGAATTCTTCGTGGAAGGATTCTCCCGGTTCGACGTACAGCAAGGTGAGCTGGGTGATTGCTGGCTGTTGGCTGCATGTGCCAATTTGACGCGAGATCAGAAACTGTTTCTGCGAGTCGTTCCGGAGGACAATAGCTTCGAGGATGACTATGCTGGTATCTTCCACTTCCGCTTCTGGCAGTACGGACGCTGGGTTGATGTTGTAATTGATGATCGGCTACCAACCTACCGTGGTGAACTGATCTATATGCGATCGTCGGAGAAGAATGAATTTTGGAGTGCCCTACTGGAGAAAGCCTATGCCAAACTGCATGGTTCTTATGAAGCTCTCAAAGGCGGTACCACCTGTGAGGCGATGGAAGACTTCACCGGAGGTGTCACTGAAATGTACGATTTGAAGGATCAGACACCATCGAATCTGTTCCAGATTATGGAGAAAGGATTTCTCAGAAACTCGATGTTTGCCTGTAGTATAGAG CCCGATCCAAACGTAACAGAAGCAGAAACGCCAGAAGGTCTAATCCGAGGACACGCCTACTCTATCACTAAGATTCAGTTGGCAGACATTGTGACACCATCGACATCCGGTAAAATTCCACTAATTCGTCTTCGTAACCCGTGGGGAAATGAAGCAGAATGGAATGGAGCCTGGAGTGATCAGTCACCCGAATGGCGCTTCATACCGGATGAACAGAAAGAGGAGCTCGGACTAAGCTTCGACGTCGATGGAGAGTTCTGGATGTCTTACCGTGATTTCATAAGATATTTCGACCGAGTTGAGATCTGTAACTTGAGTCCTGATTCACTGTCCGAGGAGCAGGAAAGCCGTGGCAAACTGCGCTGGGAAATGTCTACATTCGAAGGCGAGTGGGCTATGGGAAGTACGGCTGGCGGTTGTCGCAACTATTTGCAAACGTTCTGGCATAATCCACAGTATGTAGTTCATCTGGAGGAtcccgatgatgatgatgatgaaggcAAGTGTACGGTAATCATTGCACTGATGCAGAAAAATCGACGCTCACGTCGTAATATGGGTGTGGATTGCCTGACGATCGGTTTCGCCGTGTATCGCGTGAGCGAACGGGATCTGGCTCAGAAACCGTTAAAATTAAACTTCTTCAAGTACAACGCGTCAGTTGCCCGCTCTCCGTCTTTTATCAATTTGCGGGAAGTAAGCTGCCGGTTTAAGCTTCCGCCGGGGGATTATCTGATAGTGCCGTCGACATTCGAACCGAACGAGGAAGGCGAATTTCTGATTCGGGTATTCTCCGAGAACAAAAACAGTATGGAGGAGAACGACGAAGAGGTCGGAGTTGGTGACATCGATGACAGG ATCGCGCCGGACGTTCCGACTCCATCGCAACCCTCGCCTCAGCGTGAGGCTTTGGAGCGTCTCTTTCTGGACGTGGCCGACGCTGACGGTGAGGTTGATTGGGTCGAACTGAAACGCATCCTGGACCATTCGTTCCGCGATG ATCTGCCCAAATCATCGTCGGTCAATGGACTGAACAAAACGCGTGCCAACCAACAGAACGCGGCCAACTATGACGGAGGCGGTGGTAATGATACCGGCGGACTGTTGGCCCAACTATGCGGGCTCTTCTGTAAGGACACGCCCCTGGCCGAGGCGTTTGGGGTTAGCAACGGGCCGACGACGGCGGATACCAACGGAAACCTTCAAAGTGATATTATTCCCATCCAGCACG TCGATCAAGTCGGAGCCGGTTTCTCGAAGGACGTGTGTCGCTCGATGGTCGCCATGTTGGACGTGGATCAGTCCGGCAAGCTAGGATTCGACGAGTTCAAGAGTCTGCTGACGGACATTGCCAACTGGAAGGCGGTATTTAAACTATACGATCAGGACCGAACCGGTCGGTTGAGTTCCTTCGAACTACGTCAAGCGCTCAATTCGGCTGGTTACCATCTGAACAATCGCATCCTGAATGGACTGGTGCATCGGTACGGTTCCCGAGACGGATCGATAGCCTTCGACGATTTCATCATGTGCGCCGTCAAAATAAAAACCATGATCG aaattttccgagaacgaGACACCGAGGGTACTAACATGGCAACATTCAGCATGGACGAGTGGGTCGAGAAAACTTTATATTCATAA